A genomic segment from Micropterus dolomieu isolate WLL.071019.BEF.003 ecotype Adirondacks linkage group LG03, ASM2129224v1, whole genome shotgun sequence encodes:
- the LOC123968836 gene encoding uncharacterized protein LOC123968836, with protein MDEHFFKDDDVKMLLLTLMRLRLNLPIQHIALIICIDRKTVSTTFRDTIATMFTQLSPLVHWPERHCLQGSIPHQFVEAFGNRVSVIVDCFEINSERASHLKARAQTFSHYKHRHTLKYLIGITPQGAISFISKGWGGRVSDKHVTDNSGLLNKLLPGDLVLADQDSVGLMCAEVKIPAFTRGRCQLDAKDVEETRQIAHLRVHVERVIGCVRIKYTILSEMIPVSMVLPCEDEDMIFLDKSVSVCYALTNMCPSVVMKP; from the exons ATGGATGAGCATTTCTTTAAAGATGATGACGTGAAG ATGCTCCTTTTAACTCTGATGCGCCTGAGATTGAATCTGCCAATCCAGCACATTGCACTCATCATCTGCATAGACCGAAAGACTGTTTCCACCACGTTCAGAGATACCATAGCTACAATGTTTACACAACTTAGCCCTTTGGTGCACTGGCCTGAGCGACATTGCTTGCAAGGTAGCATCCCACATCAGTTTGTTGAGGCTTTTGGTAATCGTGTTTCAGTTATTGTGGACTGCTTTGAAATTAACAGTGAGAGAGCATCACATCTGAAAGCTAGAGCACAGACATTTTCTCACTACAAACACAGGCACACCCTCAAGTATCTTATTGGCATTACACCACAGGGAGCTATCTCTTTCATTTCCAAAGGGTGGGGAGGTCGTGTCAGTGACAAGCATGTGACTGACAACAGTGGCCTTCTTAATAAATTATTGCCCGGAGACTTGGTGTTGGCGGATCAGGATAGCGTTGGATTAATGTGTGCAGAAGTAAAAATCCCTGCATTCACAAGAGGACGCTGCCAGTTGGATGCAAAAGATGTGGAGGAGACAAGGCAGATAGCTCACCTCAGGGTCCATGTGGAGAGGGTTATTGGATGTGTACGCATCAAGTACACCATACTAAGTGAGATGATACCTGTGAGCATGGTGCTCCCATGTGAAGACGAGGACATGATTTTCCTTGAcaagagtgtgtctgtgtgctatGCATTGACTAATATGTGCCCTAGTGTTGTCATGAAACCATAA
- the tlr21 gene encoding toll-like receptor 21 — translation MASPMLLLSATVVLGAVHLISGYSFNNCIEDPYSNGQSFKCIHRKEKNMSALINDLPPSAINLTVCINPLWHIPNKSFVHLPNLQHLRIDDNHLKIIDQYAFQNLHQLKSLNLSFNDISDLNPSLFKDLHNLTFLSLTKNKLKQLPEGIFSNVLNLDTLIMRQNFLTHFSEIAESVSHLMNLRILDLCFNSLTSLSHSNASLPKSLTTLYLCRNNLFTLGCEHSFLRFIQLLDLSYNSRLPTMAFQGVDLRHINYLRLRSTSVKVVEFLNISNVHAGHVDFSGTGLKNDTLLMELCKQLKKKVKEITYLRLSSNGIENLTYYTLSSCPKIKGTLDLSHNQLKKISLNFLNNQKNIKSFSAEHNHLTSLSSCKTQHYFPNLEELSYRYNRILSVGSHAFYCTRNIKMLKLNINTISFLHRNALKGLERLEMLRLDNNLLTDLFNNTFEDNFNLQILNLRNNRISVIFNGTFLNLRNLTTLDLGGNKITHFEQSGLNGLKSLSKFYLDGNNLKQIDTSLYRVFQDTLTVLDLQSNQIRFLTKDIGSPFMNLSKLSDLKLDGQRPHGLTILPRTLFRGLHSLKSLYLTNNNIIYLTPDAFDDLTDLHFLSLDNCCVGVTQLQPGVFKNLRNLRKLIVENMGIQNFTKEVFGNLTQLHTLQLNRNVMEQIQVDALESLPKLHYLDIRNIPLSCTCKNSMLQNWTIHNPNVQVVYLYNLPCPHDAKLKLYNFDTKVCYIDLGEYLFFSTSVVIFLFTVTPLLYVKLYWKMKYSYYVFRSWFSEQWRRLREEEENCKYDAFISYNSSDEQWVMDQLLPNLEGNGSSFKLCLHHRDFELGRDIVDNIVSAVYSSRKTICVVSRDFLRSEWCSLEIQLASYRLFDEHQDVLLLVFLEPITERQVSSYHRMRKVMLKKTYLQWPGSGCTDPMQAQALFWNQLRRAMRTGSRLETEENDKSKGCVTESKEHFETHTSDENYYLLP, via the coding sequence ATGGCGAGCCCAATGTTGCTGTTGTCAGCAACAGTTGTTCTAGGTGCTGTTCATCTCATTAGTGGTTACAGCTTTAACAACTGTATTGAAGACCCATACTCAAATGGACAAAGTTTCAAATGCATCCATCGAAAGGAAAAGAACATGTCTGCGTTAATAAATGACCTGCCGCCGTCTGCCATCAATCTTACCGTCTGCATTAATCCTCTGTGGCACATTCCCAACAAGAGCTTTGTTCATCTACCAAACCTTCAGCACCTCCGAATAGATGACAATCACTTGAAGATTATTGATCAATATGCTTTCCAAAACTTGCATCAACTTAAGTCTCTCAATTTGTCCTTTAACGACATATCAGACCTCAACCCTTCTCTGTTCAAGGACCTGCACAATCTCACTTTTCTCTCgctgacaaaaaataaattaaagcaacTCCCAGAGGGCATTTTTTCTAATGTTCTCAATCTAGACACTTTAATCATGAGGCAAAACTTTTTGACACATTTCTCAGAGATTGCTGAGTCTGTGTCACATCTCATGAATCTGAGGATACTAGATCTTTGCTTTAACAGTTTGACCTCTCTCAGCCACTCCAATGCGTCGCTACCCAAATCCCTCACTACGTTATATTTATGTAGAAACAATCTGTTTACATTAGGATGTGAACATTCATTTCTCAGGTTCATCCAGCTGCTAGATTTGTCATACAATTCTAGGCTCCCTACGATGGCTTTTCAAGGAGTGGATTTGAGGCATATAAACTACCTGCGTTTGCGTTCAACAAGTGTTAAGGTAGTGGAGTTTTTAAACATCAGCAACGTCCATGCAGGTCACGTGGATTTCTCTGGAACAGGACTGAAAAATGACACCCTGCTCATGGAGCTATgtaaacagttaaaaaaaaaggttaaagagATAACATATTTGCGGCTGAGCAGTAATGGGATTGAAAATCTAACATATTACACTCTGTCATCTTGTCCTAAAATCAAAGGGACTTTGGATCTATCCCACaaccaactgaaaaaaataagtcTCAACTTTCTCAATaatcagaaaaatataaaaagcttCAGTGCAGAGCATAACCACCTAACCTCACTGTCATCctgtaaaacacaacattatttTCCAAATCTGGAAGAGTTGAGCTATCGTTACAACCGCATCCTCTCAGTCGGGTCTCATGCTTTCTATTGTACACGAAATATCAAGATGCTAAAACTTAACATAAACACAATTTCTTTTCTCCATCGTAATGCTCTTAAAGGACTGGAAAGGCTTGAGATGCTCCGTTTGGACAATAACCTCTTAACTGATCTGTTCAATAACACATTTGAAGATAACTTCAACCTGCAAATCCTTAACCTACGCAATAACCgtatttctgtcatttttaacGGGACGTTCCTCAATCTCAGGAATCTGACTACACTGGACCTAGGAGGTAATAAGATCACTCATTTTGAGCAATCTGGCCTTAATGGACTGAAAAGTCTGTCCAAATTCTATCTAGATGGAAACAACCTAAAACAGATTGACACTTCCCTCTATCGTGTATTTCAAGACACACTAACAGTGCTGGATCTACAAAGTAATCAGATTCGCTTCCTCACTAAAGACATCGGTTCACCATTTATGAATCTCAGCAAACTCAGTGATCTGAAATTGGATGGGCAGCGGCCTCATGGCCTCACTATTTTACCCCGCACTTTGTTCCGTGGCCTCCACTCACTGAAGTCTCTGTATCTCACAAACAATAACATAATTTATCTTACTCCTGATGCCTTTGATGATCTAACAGACTTACATTTCCTCTCATTGGATAACTGCTGTGTTGGGGTGACACAACTCCAACcaggtgtttttaaaaatctaagAAATTTGAGAAAATTGATTGTAGAAAACATGGGCATTCAGAACTTCACAAAGGAGGTTTTTGGGAAtctcacacagttacacacactaCAGCTCAACCGCAATGTGATGGAGCAAATTCAAGTTGATGCACTAGAAAGTTTACCTAAACTCCACTACCTTGACATACGTAATATTCCTTTAAGCTGCACCTGCAAGAACAGCATGCTGCAAAATTGGACAATACATAACCCAAATGTCCAGGTGGTCTATCTCTACAATCTGCCGTGCCCACACGATGCAAAACTCAAATTATACAACTTTGACACCAAAGTTTGTTACATAGATCTAGGAGAGTACCTGTTCTTTAGTACATCAGTTGTGATATTTCTGTTCACAGTCACTCCTTTACTTTATGTCAAACTTTACTGGAAAATGAAGTACAGCTACTATGTATTCCGGTCTTGGTTTAGTGAGCAGTGGCGCAGActcagggaggaggaggaaaattGCAAATATGATGCATTCATTTCCTATAATTCCTCCGATGAACAGTGGGTCATGGACCAGTTGCTGCCCAACCTGGAGGGAAATGGATCATCTTTTAAACTTTGCCTACATCACAGGGACTTTGAACTGGGCCGCGATATTGTGGACAACATCGTCTCCGCTGTATATAGCAGCCGTAAAACCATTTGTGTGGTGAGCAGGGATTTCCTAAGAAGTGAGTGGTGTTCTCTGGAAATTCAACTGGCCAGCTACCGACTCTTCGATGAGCACCAGGATGTTCTCCTGCTCGTGTTTCTGGAGCCAATCACTGAGAGGCAGGTGTCATCTTATCACCGCATGAGGAAAGTCATGTTAAAAAAGACTTATCTGCAGTGGCCTGGCTCAGGCTGCACTGACCCGATGCAGGCCCAAGCCCTGTTTTGGAATCAGCTACGTAGGGCAATGAGAACAGGGAGCAGACTcgaaacagaagaaaatgacaaaagtaaAGGTTGTGTAACTGAAAGCAAAGAACATTTTGAGACTCACACATCAGATGAAAATTATTACTTGCTACCGTAA